The proteins below come from a single Melospiza melodia melodia isolate bMelMel2 chromosome 12, bMelMel2.pri, whole genome shotgun sequence genomic window:
- the SPHKAP gene encoding A-kinase anchor protein SPHKAP isoform X4: MHEVPERQGSSTDSSASSLGSSVTACKKILCSNSLLESTDYWLQNQRTPCQIGFLEDKSESSCASVCFVNLDANRDDCSDEQVKQKLISVSPSLPKLISSMNVQPPKENEIVLLSGLTAGNLQADYEVPQCPWLADVCLVQCARGDRRNSASCIIFEINKFLIGLELVQERQLQTETRVLKPEDDTNCSVSSIEEDFLTASEHLEDDNEADEYKAGHEKLNVSEASSDVKKSKGKGFENIHYRKARLPFILEGNCINKDNAAAQVSETVNVVAEDGISQPEAKSDQEILWQKELAEKGTSPFSTTNLTSGSENSALVLDDVSVTKMAKEEPRGDPTAKHSSKADGEDCAEIRKTDPPSQNEQATTGQYATNLAESVLQDAFIRLSQSRPSFSEEAAVSISVGSSCKSEDASASRSWNELPKIVIVQSPDSSENVPDWPGSAFPSLSHWAEAESSAEVSDYFEEEHSNGHDQSALEVALACAATVIGTISSPQAAEKFRREQEAAESRSGVAADEEVHAAPSQLLDCAGTEYSFPSALCGMTQVASAVAICGLGDTKEDKYPATSSGLLSAAQASAAITLHCSLAVGSSMEKLNESIAEALLKEASVILTKPNTYKNVGHFMESMNRKIIETAARPRIPRADGVIRDELAQNLSNIILRHAMEEVRKQKQLQAHLEDGSSTQDIFTETANELLFNIIYFTCKKMNDIRQLEECSPLFSEGSKAEKVTRAEGWPTLVTACETSHSPLDHSAAQPFGTSYSTSTSKDLEKVTSTCKSDIKDVNSNEVSALNSEPSGDTGHNILGAKTSPKKRYLKRTARDCYKSPNQSNNQHQKKDYRSFSDRENTLASSECRHGVQEQLSSSATINTENQAKIKCDSVLNNDVQLSLSLLGNHVLLPSQPVLQVKNSRDKYCITDFAEELAETVVSMATEIAAICLENSNGKQPWFCAWKRGNEYLVTQSLSCRTMKRKKETHTNGSVVRKHRAPRLSEIKRKTDEHPELKEKLMNRVVDESINLEDTPDSVNLFANEVAAKIMNLTELSMVDSIWQGPNHPRNRLHCERWSRAKASSCESIPEEDSDSKASFNTLGLMNSFGHSLSQTSSVSKQSSCESITDEFSRFMVNQMENEGRGFDLLLDYYAGKNANNILTSALQQVAKKNGHLNVRPSCPSKQSSTESITEEFYRYMLREIEKENKDNASCSRNSKDWCGTLLAPSLRSPFCFRQSSMPDSRSSGSRLTVNVPIKANSLDGFAHHRQDSLSVQPVSTVASAGLCKSDSCLYQRGKTDQITDMLIHETWTSSIESLMRKNKIIADEAEAQEADQFYSDSPPHVEQYAKRLAANIVESGKSLIVVQQDSFDYTSREHVESKHPQSTTQIQPKPKTEEVNLDEKKEHVKSPGSLPAGQLRDVPLIQIETDQRDEPDKDSESLTSCGPSGKRHQSKEKPPEALDGKHMVSSSPVSSSSPQSRSDAEIIGETKTAEEFPAHLSSSEESTGSWSQLANDEDNPDDTSSYLQLSERSLSNGNSSTTSSLGIMDLEIYQENVPSSPMINELVEEKVFLKEQTENTEESTSELSVGTANCQKDLLVINFDLEPECPDVELRATLQWIAASELGIPTIYFKKSQENRIEKFLDVVQLVQRKSWKVGDIFQAVVQYCKLSEEGRESTPSLFDWLLELG; this comes from the exons GTTTGTTTTGTGAATTTAGATGCCAACAGAGATGATTGCAGCGATGAGCAAGTGAAACAG AAGCTGATCAGTGTCTCACCCAGCCTCCCCAAGCTGATCAGTTCAATGAACGTACAGCCACCGAAGGAAAATGAAATTGTCCTGCTCAGTGGATTGACAGCAGGAAACCTCCAGGCTGATTATGAGGTTCCCCAG TGTCCTTGGCTGGCAGATGTCTGCTTGGTTCAGTGTGCGAGGGGGGACAGGAGGAACAGCGCAAGCTGCATCATTTTTGAAATAAACAAGTTTCTGATTGGACTTGAGCTCGttcaggagaggcagctgcagactgAAACTCGTGTCCTAAAGCCTGAGGATGACACAAACTGCTCTGTGTCCTCAATAGAAgaagatttcctcacagcctctgAGCACCTCGAGGATGACAACGAGGCTGATGAATATAAAGCTG GTCATGAAAAATTAAATGTTTCAGAAGCATCTTCAGATGTCAAAAAAAGTAAAGGAAAGGGATTTGAAAACATTCACTATAGAAAAGCCAGGTTGCCATTCATTCTTGAAGGGAACTGCATTAATAAAGATAATGCAGCTGCTCAGGTCTCTGAAACTGTGAATGTTGTGGCTGAAGATGGCATCTCACAACCTGAAGCTAAGTCAGACCAGGAAATACTGTGGCAGAAGGAATTAGCTGAAAAAGGTACTTCACCATTTAGTACTACTAATTTGACTAGCGGCAGTGAAAACTCAGCACTTGTGTTAGATGATGTATCTGTAACCAAAATGGCCAAAGAGGAGCCTCGGGGTGACCCCACAGCGAAACACAGCAGCAAGGCAGATGGGGAAGATTGTGCAGAGATCAGGAAAACTGATCCTCCCTCCCAGAATGAGCAGGCGACCACAGGGCAGTACGCCACAAATTTAGCAGAATCTGTTCTGCAGGATGCATTCATTAGACTGTCACAGTCTCGACCCAGTTTCAGTGAGGAGGCTGCAGTCAGCATCTCTGTGGGAAGCTCCTGTAAGTCAGAAGATGCATCTGCTTCCCGATCGTGGAATGAACTCCCAAAGATTGTCATAGTGCAAAGTCCAGACAGCTCTGAGAATGTACCTGACTGGCCAGGGTCTGCCTTCCCCAGCCTGAGCCACTGGGCTGAGGCAGAAAGCTCTGCTGAAGTTTCAGATTACTTTGAGGAAGAACACTCAAATGGACATGACCAAAGTGCACTGGAAGTGGCTCTGGCTTGTGCAGCCACTGTCATTGGAACCATTTCCAGTCCCCaggctgcagaaaagttccgccGGGAGCAGGAAGCTGCAGAGTCGAGAAGTGGAGTGGCTGCTGATGAGGAGGTGCACGCAGCACCCTCACAGCTCCTCGACTGTGCTGGCACGGAATATTCATTCCCGTCTGCACTCTGTGGCATGACTCAAGTGGCAAGTGCTGTAGCCATCTGTGGCCTGGGGGACACAAAGGAGGACAAGTACCCTGCAACTTCCAGTGGACTTCTGTCCGCTGCTCAGGCCTCTGCAGCCATCACCCTGCATTGCAGCTTAGCTGTAGGAAGCAGCATGGAGAAGCTGAATGAGAGCATTGCCGAAGCGCTTCTCAAAGAGGCATCCGTAATTCTGACAAAACCCAACACATACAAAAATGTAGGGCATTTTATGGAATCCATGAACAGGAAAATTATTGAAACAGCAGCAAGACCACGTATTCCACGTGCTGATGGAGTAATCAGGGATGAACTTGCACAAAACTTATCCAATATTATTCTACGACATGCTATGGAAGAAGTTAGGAAGCAGAAACAGCTACAAGCCCATTTAGAGGATGGCTCAAGTACACAAGACATTTTCACAGAGACTGCAAACGAGTtactttttaatataatatatttcacTTGCAAGAAGATGAACGACATAAGGCAACTTGAAGAGTGTTCTCCTCTCTTTTCCGAAGGCTCAAAAGCAGAGAAAGTAACAAGAGCAGAAGGATGGCCAACACTGGTAACAGCCTGTGAAACTTCACACAGCCCCCTTGATCACTCTGCTGCTCAGCCATTTGGTACATCCTACAGCACCAGTACTAGCAAAGATCTTGAAAAGGTCACAAGCACTTGCAAGAGTGATATCAAAGATGTAAATAGCAATGAAGTTTCCGCACTGAATTCAGAACCAAGTGGAGATACAGGGCACAACATACTTGGTGCAAAAACATCTCCCAAGAAGAGATACCTGAAAAGAACTGCGCGTGACTGTTACAAATCCCCAAATCAGAGTAACAATCAGCATCAGAAGAAAGACTACAGATCATTTTCAGACAGAGAAAATACTCTTGCAAGCAGTGAATGCAGGCACGGTGTTCAAGAACAGCTGTCTTCCAGTGCCACCATAAATACAGAAAACCAAGCCAAGATTAAGTGTGATTCCGTGCTAAATAATGATGTTCAACTTAGCTTGTCTTTGTTAGGAAACCATGTGttgcttccttctcagcctgtgCTACAGGTTAAAAATTCAAGGGACAAATATTGTATAACAGACTTTGCAGAAGAATTGGCAGAAACAGTTGTCTCTATGGCAACAGAAATAGCTGCCATTTGTCTAGAAAATTCAAATGGCAAGCAACCCTGGTTCTGTGCGTGGAAGAGAGGCAATGAATATCTGGTGACCCAGAGTTTATCATGCAGAACCatgaaaaggaagaaggaaaccCATACCAACGGTTCTGTGGTTCGGAAGCACAGGGCACCTCGGCTTAGTGAGATCAAAAGAAAAACAGATGAGCATCCTGAGCTAAAGGAAAAATTGATGAATCGGGTAGTAGATGAATCTATAAACCTTGAGGACACACCAGATTCAGTCAATCTCTTTGCAAATGAAGTGGCTGCCAAGATCATGAACCTCACTGAACTCTCCATGGTTGATAGCATCTGGCAAGGTCCAAACCACCCCAGGAACAGACTGCACTGTGAAAGGTGGAGCCGAGCCAAGGCCTCAAGCTGTGAGAGCATACCAGAGGAGGACTCCGATTCCAAAGCCTCTTTCAACACCCTAGGCCTCATGAACAGCTTTGGTCACTCTCTGAGCCAGACAAGTTCTGTCTCAAAGCAGTCTAGTTGTGAAAGCATTACAGATGAATTTTCAAGATTTATGGTGAACCAGATGGAAAACGAAGGAAGAGGTTTTGACTTATTACTGGATTATTATGCaggaaaaaatgcaaacaatatctTAACTTCTGCCTTGCAACAGGTAGCCAAGAAAAATGGCCATCTTAACGTAAGACCAAGTTGCCCATCCAAACAGTCCAGCACAGAAAGTATAACAGAAGAGTTTTATAGGTATATGCTAAGAGAAAtcgaaaaggaaaataaagacaaTGCATCATGCTCTCGGAATTCAAAGGACTGGTGTGGCACTTTGCTGGCGCCCTCTCTGCGGTCACCTTTCTGCTTCAGGCAGTCATCAATGCCCGACAGTCGATCCTCAGGCTCCAGGCTCACAGTGAACGTCCCAATTAAAGCAAATTCCCTGGATGGGTTCGCCCACCACCGCCAAGATTCCCTAAGTGTCCAGCCCGTCAGTACCGTGGCTTCTGCAGGGCTCTGCAAGTCTGACTCGTGCCTGTACCAGAGAGGCAAGACTGACCAGATCACAGACATGCTGATCCACGAGACCTGGACCAGCTCCATCGAGTCCCTGATGCGCAAGAACAAAATCATCGCAGATGAGGCAGAGGCTCAAGAGGCAGACCAGTTTTACAGTGATTCTCCACCACATGTGGAACAGTATGCAAAAAGACTGGCTGCAAATATTGTTGAAAGTGGTAAAAGTTTGATTGTTGTCCAGCAGGATTCCTTTGATTATACGAGCCGAGAACACGTGGAAAGCAAACATCCCCAAAGCACAACCCAGATACAGCCCAAACCCAAAACGGAGGAGGTAAATTTGGATGAGAAAAAAGAGCATGTGAAGAGCCCTGGAAGCCTCCCTGCAGGACAGCTCAGGGACGTGCCTTTAATTCAGATAGAAACTGATCAACGAGATGAGCCAGATAAAGACTCAGAGTCCTTAACTTCATGTGGCCCATCTGGAAAGAGGCATCAGAGCAAAGAAAAGCCTCCAGAAGCTTTGGATGGGAAACACATGGTTTCCAGTTCCCCAGTAAGTAG cagcagccctcaGAGCAGATCGGATGCTGAAATCATCGGAGAGACCAAAACAGCTGAAGAATTTCCAGCCCATCTCAGCAGCAGTGAagagagcactggcagctggtcCCAGCTGGCCAACGATGAGGACAACCCTGATGACACCAGCAGCTACCTGCAGCTCAGCGAGCGCTCCCTGAG CAATGGCAACAGCAGTACAACTAGCAGTCTTGGCATTATGGACCTGGAAATTTATCAGGAGAACGTGCCATCTTCTCCTATGATTAA TGAATTAGTAGAAGAAAAGGTTTTCCTTAAAGAACAGACAGAAAACACTGAGG AAAGTACTTCTGAGCTTTCAGTGGGAACAGCCAACTGCCAAAAGGACCTCCTGGTGATAAACTTTGATCTGGAGCCAGAGTGCCCTGACGTGGAGCTGCGAGCCACCCTGCAGTGGATTGCTGCTTCTGAACTTGGAATTCCAACTATCTATTTTAAGAAATCTCAGGAAAACAGAATTGAAAAG TTTCTAGATGTGGTGCAGTTGGTGCAGAGGAAGTCCTGGAAGGTGGGGGATATCTTCCAAGCCGTGGTGCAGTACTGCAAGCTCAGTGAGGAGGGCAGAGAGAGCACACCCAGCCTGTTTGACTGGCTGCTTGAGCTGGGCTAA
- the SPHKAP gene encoding A-kinase anchor protein SPHKAP isoform X5 has translation MSRPGSGCQAAVRSNLESPLMHEVPERQGSSTDSSASSLGSSVTACKKILCSNSLLESTDYWLQNQRTPCQIGFLEDKSESSCASVCFVNLDANRDDCSDEQVKQKLISVSPSLPKLISSMNVQPPKENEIVLLSGLTAGNLQADYEVPQCPWLADVCLVQCARGDRRNSASCIIFEINKFLIGLELVQERQLQTETRVLKPEDDTNCSVSSIEEDFLTASEHLEDDNEADEYKAGHEKLNVSEASSDVKKSKGKGFENIHYRKARLPFILEGNCINKDNAAAQVSETVNVVAEDGISQPEAKSDQEILWQKELAEKGTSPFSTTNLTSGSENSALVLDDVSVTKMAKEEPRGDPTAKHSSKADGEDCAEIRKTDPPSQNEQATTGQYATNLAESVLQDAFIRLSQSRPSFSEEAAVSISVGSSCKSEDASASRSWNELPKIVIVQSPDSSENVPDWPGSAFPSLSHWAEAESSAEVSDYFEEEHSNGHDQSALEVALACAATVIGTISSPQAAEKFRREQEAAESRSGVAADEEVHAAPSQLLDCAGTEYSFPSALCGMTQVASAVAICGLGDTKEDKYPATSSGLLSAAQASAAITLHCSLAVGSSMEKLNESIAEALLKEASVILTKPNTYKNVGHFMESMNRKIIETAARPRIPRADGVIRDELAQNLSNIILRHAMEEVRKQKQLQAHLEDGSSTQDIFTETANELLFNIIYFTCKKMNDIRQLEECSPLFSEGSKAEKVTRAEGWPTLVTACETSHSPLDHSAAQPFGTSYSTSTSKDLEKVTSTCKSDIKDVNSNEVSALNSEPSGDTGHNILGAKTSPKKRYLKRTARDCYKSPNQSNNQHQKKDYRSFSDRENTLASSECRHGVQEQLSSSATINTENQAKIKCDSVLNNDVQLSLSLLGNHVLLPSQPVLQVKNSRDKYCITDFAEELAETVVSMATEIAAICLENSNGKQPWFCAWKRGNEYLVTQSLSCRTMKRKKETHTNGSVVRKHRAPRLSEIKRKTDEHPELKEKLMNRVVDESINLEDTPDSVNLFANEVAAKIMNLTELSMVDSIWQGPNHPRNRLHCERWSRAKASSCESIPEEDSDSKASFNTLGLMNSFGHSLSQTSSVSKQSSCESITDEFSRFMVNQMENEGRGFDLLLDYYAGKNANNILTSALQQVAKKNGHLNVRPSCPSKQSSTESITEEFYRYMLREIEKENKDNASCSRNSKDWCGTLLAPSLRSPFCFRQSSMPDSRSSGSRLTVNVPIKANSLDGFAHHRQDSLSVQPVSTVASAGLCKSDSCLYQRGKTDQITDMLIHETWTSSIESLMRKNKIIADEAEAQEADQFYSDSPPHVEQYAKRLAANIVESGKSLIVVQQDSFDYTSREHVESKHPQSTTQIQPKPKTEEVNLDEKKEHVKSPGSLPAGQLRDVPLIQIETDQRDEPDKDSESLTSCGPSGKRHQSKEKPPEALDGKHMVSSSPVSSSSPQSRSDAEIIGETKTAEEFPAHLSSSEESTGSWSQLANDEDNPDDTSSYLQLSERSLSELVEEKVFLKEQTENTEESTSELSVGTANCQKDLLVINFDLEPECPDVELRATLQWIAASELGIPTIYFKKSQENRIEKFLDVVQLVQRKSWKVGDIFQAVVQYCKLSEEGRESTPSLFDWLLELG, from the exons GTTTGTTTTGTGAATTTAGATGCCAACAGAGATGATTGCAGCGATGAGCAAGTGAAACAG AAGCTGATCAGTGTCTCACCCAGCCTCCCCAAGCTGATCAGTTCAATGAACGTACAGCCACCGAAGGAAAATGAAATTGTCCTGCTCAGTGGATTGACAGCAGGAAACCTCCAGGCTGATTATGAGGTTCCCCAG TGTCCTTGGCTGGCAGATGTCTGCTTGGTTCAGTGTGCGAGGGGGGACAGGAGGAACAGCGCAAGCTGCATCATTTTTGAAATAAACAAGTTTCTGATTGGACTTGAGCTCGttcaggagaggcagctgcagactgAAACTCGTGTCCTAAAGCCTGAGGATGACACAAACTGCTCTGTGTCCTCAATAGAAgaagatttcctcacagcctctgAGCACCTCGAGGATGACAACGAGGCTGATGAATATAAAGCTG GTCATGAAAAATTAAATGTTTCAGAAGCATCTTCAGATGTCAAAAAAAGTAAAGGAAAGGGATTTGAAAACATTCACTATAGAAAAGCCAGGTTGCCATTCATTCTTGAAGGGAACTGCATTAATAAAGATAATGCAGCTGCTCAGGTCTCTGAAACTGTGAATGTTGTGGCTGAAGATGGCATCTCACAACCTGAAGCTAAGTCAGACCAGGAAATACTGTGGCAGAAGGAATTAGCTGAAAAAGGTACTTCACCATTTAGTACTACTAATTTGACTAGCGGCAGTGAAAACTCAGCACTTGTGTTAGATGATGTATCTGTAACCAAAATGGCCAAAGAGGAGCCTCGGGGTGACCCCACAGCGAAACACAGCAGCAAGGCAGATGGGGAAGATTGTGCAGAGATCAGGAAAACTGATCCTCCCTCCCAGAATGAGCAGGCGACCACAGGGCAGTACGCCACAAATTTAGCAGAATCTGTTCTGCAGGATGCATTCATTAGACTGTCACAGTCTCGACCCAGTTTCAGTGAGGAGGCTGCAGTCAGCATCTCTGTGGGAAGCTCCTGTAAGTCAGAAGATGCATCTGCTTCCCGATCGTGGAATGAACTCCCAAAGATTGTCATAGTGCAAAGTCCAGACAGCTCTGAGAATGTACCTGACTGGCCAGGGTCTGCCTTCCCCAGCCTGAGCCACTGGGCTGAGGCAGAAAGCTCTGCTGAAGTTTCAGATTACTTTGAGGAAGAACACTCAAATGGACATGACCAAAGTGCACTGGAAGTGGCTCTGGCTTGTGCAGCCACTGTCATTGGAACCATTTCCAGTCCCCaggctgcagaaaagttccgccGGGAGCAGGAAGCTGCAGAGTCGAGAAGTGGAGTGGCTGCTGATGAGGAGGTGCACGCAGCACCCTCACAGCTCCTCGACTGTGCTGGCACGGAATATTCATTCCCGTCTGCACTCTGTGGCATGACTCAAGTGGCAAGTGCTGTAGCCATCTGTGGCCTGGGGGACACAAAGGAGGACAAGTACCCTGCAACTTCCAGTGGACTTCTGTCCGCTGCTCAGGCCTCTGCAGCCATCACCCTGCATTGCAGCTTAGCTGTAGGAAGCAGCATGGAGAAGCTGAATGAGAGCATTGCCGAAGCGCTTCTCAAAGAGGCATCCGTAATTCTGACAAAACCCAACACATACAAAAATGTAGGGCATTTTATGGAATCCATGAACAGGAAAATTATTGAAACAGCAGCAAGACCACGTATTCCACGTGCTGATGGAGTAATCAGGGATGAACTTGCACAAAACTTATCCAATATTATTCTACGACATGCTATGGAAGAAGTTAGGAAGCAGAAACAGCTACAAGCCCATTTAGAGGATGGCTCAAGTACACAAGACATTTTCACAGAGACTGCAAACGAGTtactttttaatataatatatttcacTTGCAAGAAGATGAACGACATAAGGCAACTTGAAGAGTGTTCTCCTCTCTTTTCCGAAGGCTCAAAAGCAGAGAAAGTAACAAGAGCAGAAGGATGGCCAACACTGGTAACAGCCTGTGAAACTTCACACAGCCCCCTTGATCACTCTGCTGCTCAGCCATTTGGTACATCCTACAGCACCAGTACTAGCAAAGATCTTGAAAAGGTCACAAGCACTTGCAAGAGTGATATCAAAGATGTAAATAGCAATGAAGTTTCCGCACTGAATTCAGAACCAAGTGGAGATACAGGGCACAACATACTTGGTGCAAAAACATCTCCCAAGAAGAGATACCTGAAAAGAACTGCGCGTGACTGTTACAAATCCCCAAATCAGAGTAACAATCAGCATCAGAAGAAAGACTACAGATCATTTTCAGACAGAGAAAATACTCTTGCAAGCAGTGAATGCAGGCACGGTGTTCAAGAACAGCTGTCTTCCAGTGCCACCATAAATACAGAAAACCAAGCCAAGATTAAGTGTGATTCCGTGCTAAATAATGATGTTCAACTTAGCTTGTCTTTGTTAGGAAACCATGTGttgcttccttctcagcctgtgCTACAGGTTAAAAATTCAAGGGACAAATATTGTATAACAGACTTTGCAGAAGAATTGGCAGAAACAGTTGTCTCTATGGCAACAGAAATAGCTGCCATTTGTCTAGAAAATTCAAATGGCAAGCAACCCTGGTTCTGTGCGTGGAAGAGAGGCAATGAATATCTGGTGACCCAGAGTTTATCATGCAGAACCatgaaaaggaagaaggaaaccCATACCAACGGTTCTGTGGTTCGGAAGCACAGGGCACCTCGGCTTAGTGAGATCAAAAGAAAAACAGATGAGCATCCTGAGCTAAAGGAAAAATTGATGAATCGGGTAGTAGATGAATCTATAAACCTTGAGGACACACCAGATTCAGTCAATCTCTTTGCAAATGAAGTGGCTGCCAAGATCATGAACCTCACTGAACTCTCCATGGTTGATAGCATCTGGCAAGGTCCAAACCACCCCAGGAACAGACTGCACTGTGAAAGGTGGAGCCGAGCCAAGGCCTCAAGCTGTGAGAGCATACCAGAGGAGGACTCCGATTCCAAAGCCTCTTTCAACACCCTAGGCCTCATGAACAGCTTTGGTCACTCTCTGAGCCAGACAAGTTCTGTCTCAAAGCAGTCTAGTTGTGAAAGCATTACAGATGAATTTTCAAGATTTATGGTGAACCAGATGGAAAACGAAGGAAGAGGTTTTGACTTATTACTGGATTATTATGCaggaaaaaatgcaaacaatatctTAACTTCTGCCTTGCAACAGGTAGCCAAGAAAAATGGCCATCTTAACGTAAGACCAAGTTGCCCATCCAAACAGTCCAGCACAGAAAGTATAACAGAAGAGTTTTATAGGTATATGCTAAGAGAAAtcgaaaaggaaaataaagacaaTGCATCATGCTCTCGGAATTCAAAGGACTGGTGTGGCACTTTGCTGGCGCCCTCTCTGCGGTCACCTTTCTGCTTCAGGCAGTCATCAATGCCCGACAGTCGATCCTCAGGCTCCAGGCTCACAGTGAACGTCCCAATTAAAGCAAATTCCCTGGATGGGTTCGCCCACCACCGCCAAGATTCCCTAAGTGTCCAGCCCGTCAGTACCGTGGCTTCTGCAGGGCTCTGCAAGTCTGACTCGTGCCTGTACCAGAGAGGCAAGACTGACCAGATCACAGACATGCTGATCCACGAGACCTGGACCAGCTCCATCGAGTCCCTGATGCGCAAGAACAAAATCATCGCAGATGAGGCAGAGGCTCAAGAGGCAGACCAGTTTTACAGTGATTCTCCACCACATGTGGAACAGTATGCAAAAAGACTGGCTGCAAATATTGTTGAAAGTGGTAAAAGTTTGATTGTTGTCCAGCAGGATTCCTTTGATTATACGAGCCGAGAACACGTGGAAAGCAAACATCCCCAAAGCACAACCCAGATACAGCCCAAACCCAAAACGGAGGAGGTAAATTTGGATGAGAAAAAAGAGCATGTGAAGAGCCCTGGAAGCCTCCCTGCAGGACAGCTCAGGGACGTGCCTTTAATTCAGATAGAAACTGATCAACGAGATGAGCCAGATAAAGACTCAGAGTCCTTAACTTCATGTGGCCCATCTGGAAAGAGGCATCAGAGCAAAGAAAAGCCTCCAGAAGCTTTGGATGGGAAACACATGGTTTCCAGTTCCCCAGTAAGTAG cagcagccctcaGAGCAGATCGGATGCTGAAATCATCGGAGAGACCAAAACAGCTGAAGAATTTCCAGCCCATCTCAGCAGCAGTGAagagagcactggcagctggtcCCAGCTGGCCAACGATGAGGACAACCCTGATGACACCAGCAGCTACCTGCAGCTCAGCGAGCGCTCCCTGAG TGAATTAGTAGAAGAAAAGGTTTTCCTTAAAGAACAGACAGAAAACACTGAGG AAAGTACTTCTGAGCTTTCAGTGGGAACAGCCAACTGCCAAAAGGACCTCCTGGTGATAAACTTTGATCTGGAGCCAGAGTGCCCTGACGTGGAGCTGCGAGCCACCCTGCAGTGGATTGCTGCTTCTGAACTTGGAATTCCAACTATCTATTTTAAGAAATCTCAGGAAAACAGAATTGAAAAG TTTCTAGATGTGGTGCAGTTGGTGCAGAGGAAGTCCTGGAAGGTGGGGGATATCTTCCAAGCCGTGGTGCAGTACTGCAAGCTCAGTGAGGAGGGCAGAGAGAGCACACCCAGCCTGTTTGACTGGCTGCTTGAGCTGGGCTAA